One window of Mesorhizobium loti R88b genomic DNA carries:
- a CDS encoding glucosamine inositolphosphorylceramide transferase family protein, with translation MQVSLRLDSDCVRAFHLTLLQRLSALPQVELSVDARPSGGGIPGSAAALFQLETVIHGLPANGLAKRLPPSALAPYRTQPPGSPDLIIDLCGDVHLEGTRVWRVTYDGIAGEAALLALILDGRTPIARIEENGVTVVEGRLGTEYGGIALASFQDMLARTASLILAAVTGAAPHVLPVLPESTQAGAPPAIPSTAKLGIKAGKALARRIVQKIYHLCYNAPHWKVGWRETKGQDLFNLRAHPASGWQDLPDDGSRFYADPFPILYQGKVTLFVEDYIHRLGKAIISAVPFGPSGPIGRPEPVLDLPYHLSYPFVFERDGEVWMVPESCANRTVDLYRATAFPGGWVKEATLLSDVVASDATLVEHGGRWWLFATVRDGGGAFSDALHLWSAPDFRGPWTPHPKNPVLIDIASARPAGRMVERNGQLLRPVQDCRRSYGAALGIARVAHLDLNGMEQVVETILTPGKLWSGRKLHTLNEAGGLEFIDGSAIAPRWKQQARR, from the coding sequence ATGCAAGTGAGCCTGCGCCTGGACAGCGACTGCGTCCGTGCTTTCCACCTGACGCTGCTGCAGCGCCTGTCGGCATTGCCGCAGGTCGAGCTTTCCGTCGACGCCAGGCCGTCCGGGGGTGGCATTCCAGGCAGCGCTGCGGCGCTGTTCCAGCTTGAAACGGTCATCCACGGCCTGCCCGCGAACGGGCTGGCCAAGCGCCTGCCGCCTTCGGCGCTGGCGCCCTACCGGACGCAGCCGCCTGGCTCACCGGATCTGATTATCGATCTCTGCGGCGACGTGCATCTGGAAGGGACGCGGGTCTGGCGGGTGACCTATGACGGCATCGCCGGCGAAGCCGCCTTGCTGGCGCTGATCCTCGACGGCCGCACGCCGATTGCCCGCATCGAGGAGAATGGTGTCACTGTGGTCGAAGGACGCCTGGGCACCGAATATGGCGGCATCGCTCTGGCCTCCTTCCAGGACATGCTGGCGCGCACCGCAAGCCTGATCCTCGCCGCAGTGACGGGTGCGGCGCCTCATGTCCTGCCCGTGCTGCCCGAGTCGACGCAAGCCGGTGCTCCGCCGGCGATCCCCTCCACCGCCAAGCTTGGCATCAAGGCGGGCAAGGCGTTGGCGCGGCGGATCGTCCAGAAGATCTATCACCTCTGCTACAACGCCCCGCACTGGAAGGTCGGCTGGCGCGAGACCAAGGGGCAGGACCTGTTCAACCTGCGCGCGCACCCGGCATCCGGCTGGCAGGACCTGCCCGACGACGGCAGCCGCTTCTACGCCGATCCGTTTCCGATCCTGTATCAGGGCAAGGTCACCCTGTTCGTCGAGGACTATATCCACCGTCTGGGCAAGGCCATCATCTCCGCCGTGCCGTTTGGCCCATCGGGGCCGATCGGCCGCCCCGAGCCGGTGCTCGACTTGCCCTACCACCTCTCCTACCCCTTCGTCTTCGAGCGCGATGGCGAAGTCTGGATGGTGCCGGAAAGCTGCGCCAACCGCACGGTCGACCTGTACCGGGCGACAGCCTTCCCCGGCGGCTGGGTCAAGGAAGCGACGCTCTTGTCGGATGTCGTGGCCAGCGACGCGACACTGGTCGAGCATGGCGGGCGCTGGTGGCTGTTCGCCACCGTCCGCGACGGCGGCGGCGCCTTCTCCGACGCGCTGCATCTGTGGTCGGCGCCGGACTTTCGCGGGCCGTGGACGCCGCATCCCAAAAACCCCGTATTGATCGACATTGCCTCGGCGCGGCCTGCCGGCCGCATGGTCGAACGCAACGGCCAGTTGCTGCGCCCGGTGCAGGATTGCCGCCGCAGTTATGGTGCCGCGCTTGGCATCGCACGTGTCGCTCACCTTGATTTGAATGGCATGGAGCAGGTTGTCGAGACCATCTTAACGCCTGGTAAGCTATGGAGTGGCCGCAAGCTGCACACGCTCAACGAGGCGGGCGGCCTGGAATTCATCGACGGCTCGGCGATCGCGCCGCGCTGGAAACAACAGGCTCGCCGTTAA